In the Sarcophilus harrisii chromosome 3, mSarHar1.11, whole genome shotgun sequence genome, one interval contains:
- the MECR gene encoding enoyl-[acyl-carrier-protein] reductase, mitochondrial isoform X1, which translates to MKMLAAPINPADINMIQGTYAILPELPAVGGNEGVGQVLEVGSAVTGLKPGDWAIPADAGLGTWRTEAVISEESLVSVPSDIPLLCAATLGVNPCTAYRMLCDFEQLRPGDSIIQNAANSGVGQAVIQIAAALGLRTVNVVRDRPDLRQLVDRLKALGAEHVFTEEALRRPEIKDFFQTFPRPRLALNCVGGKSSTELMRHLGHGGTMVTYGGMAKQPVTASVSSFIFKDIKLRGFWMSQWKKDRGPDQFKEMILTLCDFVRRGQLMAPACSEVPLKDYQVALEASMKPFVSSKQIFTM; encoded by the exons ATGAAGATGCTGGCGGCCCCTATCAATCCAGCCGACATAAACATGATCCAAG GGACGTATGCCATTCTTCCCGAACTGCCCGCGGTCGGAGGGAACGAAGGGGTCGGCCAGGTGTTGGAAGTGGGCAGCGCTGTGACCGGACTGAAGCCCGGGGACTGGGCAATCCCGGCTGACGCAGGCCTTG GAACCTGGCGGACTGAGGCTGTAATCAGTGAAGAGTCCCTGGTCAGCGTCCCAAGTGACATTCCCCTGCTTTGTGCGGCCACCCTGGGTGTCAACCCCTGCACCGCCTACAGgatgctgtgtgactttgagcagcTGCGCCCAG GAGACTCCATCATCCAGAATGCAGCCAACAGTGGAGTGGGGCAAGCCGTCATTCAGATCGCTGCAGCTTTGGGCCTGAGAACCGTCAACGTGGTCCGAGACAG GCCAGACCTGCGGCAGCTGGTGGACAGACTGAAGGCTCTGGGGGCTGAACATGTCTTCACAGAGGAGGCCCTGAGAAGGCCAGAGATCAAGGACTTCTTCCAG ACCTTTCCTCGGCCGCGACTTGCACTCAATTGTGTCGGTGGGAAGAGCTCCACTGAGCTGATGCGACACCTGGG GCACGGAGGCACCATGGTAACCTATGGAGGGATGGCCAAGCAGCCAGTCACAGCCTCGGTG AGCTCATTCATTTTTAAGGACATCAAGCTCCGGGGCTTCTGGATGTCTCAGTGGAAGAAAGACCGAGGTCCAG ACCAGTTCAAGGAGATGATCCTCACCCTGTGTGACTTTGTCCGCCGAGGGCAGCTCATGGCTCCGGCCTGCTCGGAAGTCCCACTGAAAGATTACCAGGTAGCTCTGGAAGCCTCCATGAAGCCCTTCGTTTCCTCAAAGCAGATTTTCACCATGTAA
- the MECR gene encoding enoyl-[acyl-carrier-protein] reductase, mitochondrial isoform X2: protein MKMLAAPINPADINMIQGTYAILPELPAVGGNEGVGQVLEVGSAVTGLKPGDWAIPADAGLGTWRTEAVISEESLVSVPSDIPLLCAATLGVNPCTAYRMLCDFEQLRPGDSIIQNAANSGVGQAVIQIAAALGLRTVNVVRDRHGGTMVTYGGMAKQPVTASVSSFIFKDIKLRGFWMSQWKKDRGPDQFKEMILTLCDFVRRGQLMAPACSEVPLKDYQVALEASMKPFVSSKQIFTM from the exons ATGAAGATGCTGGCGGCCCCTATCAATCCAGCCGACATAAACATGATCCAAG GGACGTATGCCATTCTTCCCGAACTGCCCGCGGTCGGAGGGAACGAAGGGGTCGGCCAGGTGTTGGAAGTGGGCAGCGCTGTGACCGGACTGAAGCCCGGGGACTGGGCAATCCCGGCTGACGCAGGCCTTG GAACCTGGCGGACTGAGGCTGTAATCAGTGAAGAGTCCCTGGTCAGCGTCCCAAGTGACATTCCCCTGCTTTGTGCGGCCACCCTGGGTGTCAACCCCTGCACCGCCTACAGgatgctgtgtgactttgagcagcTGCGCCCAG GAGACTCCATCATCCAGAATGCAGCCAACAGTGGAGTGGGGCAAGCCGTCATTCAGATCGCTGCAGCTTTGGGCCTGAGAACCGTCAACGTGGTCCGAGACAG GCACGGAGGCACCATGGTAACCTATGGAGGGATGGCCAAGCAGCCAGTCACAGCCTCGGTG AGCTCATTCATTTTTAAGGACATCAAGCTCCGGGGCTTCTGGATGTCTCAGTGGAAGAAAGACCGAGGTCCAG ACCAGTTCAAGGAGATGATCCTCACCCTGTGTGACTTTGTCCGCCGAGGGCAGCTCATGGCTCCGGCCTGCTCGGAAGTCCCACTGAAAGATTACCAGGTAGCTCTGGAAGCCTCCATGAAGCCCTTCGTTTCCTCAAAGCAGATTTTCACCATGTAA